Proteins from a single region of Nitrospirota bacterium:
- a CDS encoding multicopper oxidase domain-containing protein — MIPLVIMDKTFVNADPLSPTYIGLTDPTWNWGPGTAAPADQGVVTFINVTNGGSGYTAVPTVDITEPGKTGATAKAALSTVVSAVAIVDPVGTPANKGLGYVSPIVIIDPPLSGIGATADATIDGTGAITGIVVTNGGSGYDPGTPPLVTIFDLNNDNYTPAVATATVVSTVSSISVLSGGSGYVNPTVTITPAGGDTTGGGAQASATVTDIKPLQTGDLWWPHVYMPAQNPYDVSGIAPMGRWAYGPYFYPATNNPFQPIPNPYYSPLCDPADDATPGSFGGFCQAPEIPSTPNPSWGAEAFMDTPLVNGTAYPYVDVDPKAYRLRILNAAHDRFMALSLFTAVDKTGYTNPTPAPFDFTGAATDLTEVAMIDASASGLAADGTCPGTWPADGRAGGVPACSTKGPDWIMIGNEGGFLPMPVVIPPQPITWNMNPSMFNVGNVNGGSLILGPAERADVIVDFSAYRGKTLILYNDGSAPWPALNPQYDFYTGNPDGTASGSAPSTAPGKGPNTRTIMQFRVADIAPAATYDTAPLITAFTSTYVPGPTPSGTKGVFQQAQDPIIVAQGNMNPTGDPVLYEAFLGSQDYSAYNKAYNKTFPATYPNWGIVPKINDKIISFKTLTDSNGTVAPTTQSIAMKNKSIHDEMGATFDDYGRMRAALGLEKSGGGGLQVNFVVQTYSSPATENLTANGVQVWKITHNGVDTHPIHFHLFDVQVLNRIGWDGFVRLPDPTELGWKETVRISPLEDTIVAIKPIAPTLPFGVPSSFRPLNPATEIGSTTEITQIDPVTGNAYATPLTNSWANFKWEYVWHCHILSHEENDMMRAMSLHVVEAVPAAPTWGSAVIVAGPPYHVDLTWNDKSATEYLFRLDRSVDGGAFTKLVDVPANTTTYSDLTATNLHIYRYTVTAVGAQGSATSGIITASPPPPGASTLTSPVAGATIATTTPSYTWTVGASEGATQYRLYIARQGAGVIPGGDQTFNAAAICTGTTAVDTCTVNTPPMPTLTNNTTYTWNVQGSNVGGAGLWAGARLFTVTTATVPGVPTLTSPVAGAVIASTTPSYTWTVGASAGATQYRIYLTQSGGGVIPGGDQTFNAAAICTGTTAGDTCTVNTPPMPTLTNNTTYSWNVRGINAAGNGAWAGSRSFTVTTATVPGVPTPTPPIGGIIVGSTTPSYTWTVGASAGATQYRIYLTRQGAGGVPGGDRTFNAAAICTGTTAVDTCTVNTPPMPTLTGNTTYFWNLRGINAAGSGAWAGAQQFKTP; from the coding sequence ATGATCCCGCTCGTGATTATGGACAAGACCTTTGTTAATGCGGATCCGTTAAGCCCTACCTATATCGGGTTAACTGACCCCACCTGGAACTGGGGACCTGGGACAGCTGCCCCGGCTGATCAGGGTGTCGTTACGTTTATTAATGTTACCAATGGCGGATCCGGTTATACGGCCGTACCCACCGTCGATATTACAGAGCCTGGAAAAACCGGCGCAACTGCCAAGGCAGCCTTATCAACAGTGGTTTCGGCTGTTGCAATAGTAGACCCTGTGGGTACCCCTGCGAACAAGGGCTTAGGTTATGTCTCACCTATAGTCATCATTGACCCTCCACTAAGCGGCATCGGCGCAACTGCGGATGCCACAATAGATGGCACAGGAGCTATTACCGGCATCGTAGTAACAAATGGAGGCTCAGGGTATGACCCGGGTACCCCGCCCCTGGTCACCATTTTTGATCTCAATAATGATAACTATACTCCAGCTGTTGCCACGGCCACAGTCGTATCCACCGTTTCCTCCATATCGGTTTTATCCGGAGGCTCAGGGTACGTCAATCCAACGGTTACTATTACGCCTGCAGGCGGCGACACCACCGGAGGTGGTGCCCAGGCATCGGCAACAGTAACTGACATCAAGCCATTACAAACCGGCGATCTCTGGTGGCCTCATGTGTATATGCCTGCGCAGAACCCTTATGACGTAAGCGGTATCGCACCTATGGGCAGATGGGCCTACGGCCCCTATTTCTATCCTGCCACCAATAATCCGTTTCAGCCGATACCGAACCCGTATTACAGCCCTCTCTGCGACCCTGCAGATGACGCCACTCCGGGAAGCTTTGGCGGTTTCTGTCAGGCGCCTGAAATTCCGTCTACGCCTAACCCCTCATGGGGAGCAGAGGCGTTCATGGATACTCCGCTCGTAAACGGCACTGCATACCCGTATGTTGACGTTGACCCAAAGGCATATCGTCTGCGCATTCTGAATGCTGCGCATGACCGGTTCATGGCCCTCTCGCTCTTTACGGCAGTCGATAAGACCGGCTATACCAATCCGACACCAGCACCGTTTGACTTTACCGGCGCGGCAACCGATCTTACTGAAGTCGCCATGATCGATGCCTCTGCTTCAGGCCTTGCTGCTGATGGGACCTGCCCCGGTACCTGGCCTGCAGACGGTCGCGCAGGTGGTGTGCCGGCCTGCAGCACCAAAGGCCCTGACTGGATCATGATCGGCAACGAAGGCGGCTTCCTGCCGATGCCGGTGGTGATCCCTCCGCAACCGATAACATGGAACATGAACCCCAGTATGTTCAACGTGGGCAACGTCAATGGCGGCTCGCTGATCCTCGGCCCTGCTGAGAGGGCAGACGTCATCGTCGACTTCTCTGCTTACAGAGGCAAGACACTGATCTTATACAATGACGGCTCAGCTCCATGGCCTGCGCTTAATCCTCAGTACGACTTTTATACCGGCAACCCTGACGGAACTGCATCAGGCAGCGCTCCCTCAACCGCTCCCGGCAAAGGCCCCAACACAAGGACCATCATGCAGTTTAGGGTCGCTGATATAGCTCCTGCTGCAACCTATGATACTGCGCCTTTGATCACTGCCTTTACCTCGACCTATGTCCCTGGACCTACGCCAAGCGGCACAAAGGGCGTATTCCAGCAAGCGCAGGACCCGATCATCGTAGCACAGGGTAATATGAACCCCACAGGTGACCCGGTTTTGTATGAGGCATTTTTGGGTTCACAGGACTATAGTGCCTATAATAAGGCCTATAACAAGACCTTCCCGGCCACGTATCCAAACTGGGGAATAGTCCCAAAGATCAATGATAAGATCATCAGTTTCAAGACCCTTACCGATTCTAATGGTACCGTGGCCCCAACAACGCAGAGCATCGCAATGAAGAACAAGTCAATCCATGATGAAATGGGCGCGACTTTTGATGACTATGGCCGCATGCGCGCTGCCCTCGGTCTCGAAAAATCCGGTGGAGGCGGACTTCAGGTGAATTTCGTTGTGCAGACTTACAGCTCTCCGGCCACAGAGAACCTGACAGCCAACGGAGTTCAGGTCTGGAAGATCACCCATAACGGTGTGGATACGCATCCGATCCATTTCCATCTCTTTGACGTACAGGTCTTAAACAGAATCGGCTGGGACGGCTTTGTCCGCCTGCCTGACCCGACCGAGCTGGGATGGAAAGAAACGGTCAGGATCAGCCCGCTTGAAGACACCATCGTTGCCATTAAGCCGATAGCGCCGACTCTTCCGTTTGGAGTGCCATCAAGCTTTCGGCCACTGAACCCGGCAACGGAAATTGGCTCCACGACAGAGATAACACAGATCGACCCGGTAACCGGCAATGCTTATGCAACGCCACTTACCAACTCCTGGGCTAATTTCAAGTGGGAATATGTCTGGCATTGCCATATCCTCAGTCATGAAGAAAACGACATGATGAGGGCAATGTCATTGCATGTAGTCGAGGCAGTACCCGCAGCACCGACGTGGGGATCGGCTGTGATAGTAGCAGGCCCTCCTTATCATGTTGATCTTACTTGGAATGACAAATCAGCTACCGAATATCTGTTCCGTTTAGATCGTTCAGTGGACGGTGGAGCATTTACCAAACTCGTAGATGTGCCGGCCAATACTACTACCTATTCGGATTTGACTGCAACTAATCTCCACATATACAGATACACGGTAACAGCTGTGGGTGCTCAAGGCTCAGCAACGTCAGGAATAATCACGGCATCACCTCCACCGCCTGGGGCGTCAACACTCACATCGCCTGTAGCGGGTGCTACTATTGCTACCACAACGCCATCCTATACATGGACAGTGGGAGCATCAGAGGGGGCTACCCAATATCGACTCTATATTGCACGGCAGGGTGCAGGAGTTATTCCAGGTGGTGATCAGACATTTAATGCAGCAGCTATCTGCACAGGAACAACAGCTGTGGATACCTGCACAGTGAACACACCACCAATGCCGACTTTGACGAATAATACGACATATACCTGGAATGTTCAGGGGAGTAATGTGGGGGGTGCTGGCCTGTGGGCTGGAGCGAGATTATTCACCGTAACAACAGCGACAGTTCCTGGTGTTCCGACACTCACGTCACCTGTAGCGGGGGCAGTTATCGCTTCTACTACCCCGTCTTATACCTGGACAGTGGGAGCATCTGCAGGGGCAACCCAGTATCGGATCTATCTTACACAGTCGGGAGGGGGCGTCATTCCTGGTGGTGACCAGACGTTTAACGCTGCTGCCATCTGCACAGGAACAACGGCAGGGGATACCTGCACAGTGAACACACCGCCAATGCCAACATTGACGAATAATACGACTTACAGTTGGAACGTGCGAGGTATTAATGCAGCTGGTAATGGTGCATGGGCAGGCTCCAGATCGTTCACCGTAACAACAGCGACTGTGCCTGGGGTGCCTACTCCCACACCGCCTATTGGTGGGATAATCGTAGGCTCCACGACGCCGTCCTATACATGGACAGTGGGAGCATCTGCAGGGGCAACCCAGTATCGGATCTATCTTACGCGGCAGGGGGCTGGCGGAGTGCCAGGCGGCGATCGGACGTTTAATGCTGCAGCCATCTGCACAGGAACAACAGCAGTGGATACCTGCACAGTGAATACACCGCCAATGCCGACCTTGACAGGCAATACCACTTATTTCTGGAATCTTCGTGGCATAAATGCAGCAGGTTCAGGCGCTTGGGCGGGCGCTCAACAGTTTAAAACACCATAA
- the wecB gene encoding UDP-N-acetylglucosamine 2-epimerase (non-hydrolyzing) — translation MKLLLVAGARPNFMKIAPLIHELNKLSSQQARKPSGNVSWRLVHTGQHYDYEMSRVFLEDFDIPEPDYFLNVGSGSHAEQTAKIMVEFEKVCQSETPDLVVVVGDVNSTLACSITAKKLNIKVAHVEAGLRSGDMTMPEEINRIVTDSISDLLFVSEPSGLENLKKEGKAAGHVHHVGNIMIDTLHYCLNKLTGSKTGRLTVSKPYAVCTLHRPSNVDFPETLTGILNALAEISQDMPIIFPIHPRTQKHVEACGLMHIIDRSNIKTMPPQSYLDFLAVWKDAALVLTDSGGLQEETTALGIPCFTIRENTERPITIGEGSNLLVGITQQGILNAYADFKKGLRKTGCIPALWDGRTAQRLVAILLAS, via the coding sequence ATGAAACTACTCCTTGTTGCGGGCGCCCGTCCAAACTTTATGAAGATCGCACCGCTGATCCATGAACTAAATAAGCTATCAAGCCAGCAAGCTAGGAAGCCGTCAGGCAATGTTAGCTGGAGGCTCGTGCATACCGGGCAGCATTATGACTATGAGATGTCCAGGGTCTTCCTTGAGGACTTTGACATTCCTGAGCCAGACTATTTTTTGAATGTGGGATCAGGCTCTCATGCTGAACAGACCGCAAAAATCATGGTCGAATTTGAAAAGGTATGTCAGAGCGAAACTCCTGATCTTGTAGTGGTTGTCGGCGACGTGAACTCCACACTGGCCTGTTCCATAACAGCAAAGAAGTTGAACATAAAAGTGGCACACGTCGAAGCCGGACTGAGAAGCGGAGACATGACCATGCCAGAGGAGATCAACAGGATCGTGACAGATTCGATATCCGATCTTCTCTTTGTTTCTGAACCGAGCGGGCTGGAAAATCTTAAAAAAGAGGGAAAGGCTGCCGGCCATGTACATCACGTCGGCAATATCATGATAGATACATTGCATTACTGCTTGAATAAGTTGACAGGCTCTAAAACTGGCAGGCTGACAGTCTCTAAACCCTATGCTGTATGTACCTTGCACAGGCCGTCGAATGTTGATTTCCCGGAAACATTAACCGGAATACTGAATGCCCTTGCGGAGATCTCGCAGGATATGCCGATCATATTTCCGATCCATCCGAGAACCCAGAAGCATGTCGAGGCATGCGGGCTTATGCATATCATTGACCGTTCAAATATAAAGACGATGCCGCCCCAGTCTTACCTCGACTTCCTTGCTGTATGGAAAGATGCTGCCCTTGTCCTTACTGACAGCGGCGGTCTTCAGGAAGAGACGACTGCGCTTGGCATCCCCTGCTTCACGATACGCGAGAATACGGAAAGACCGATCACTATCGGGGAAGGCTCCAATCTTCTTGTGGGAATAACTCAGCAGGGGATCCTCAATGCGTATGCTGACTTTAAGAAGGGTCTGCGAAAGACCGGTTGCATTCCTGCGCTCTGGGATGGAAGAACTGCTCAGAGGCTTGTCGCTATCCTCCTCGCCTCATAG
- a CDS encoding WecB/TagA/CpsF family glycosyltransferase, translating to MLAYIEERIIQGKKSRCIPLNLTKYVFAKKDPQLRDAVNSSDLIIADGVPIVWLSRRLGYDSVQRVTGIDLAEALMTRSKAEGWRLFVFGASPMNLKKAVDNFQMRFAGLQIVGTRHGYFKAEETPQIVKQINQARPDILFLGLGMPQKEYFIHRYQKDLNVGFCLTIGGAIDVWAGVKQRTPKAIQKVGLEWLYRSIYDKSKALNILKYGFIFLKDMVFAKK from the coding sequence ATGCTTGCCTATATCGAAGAACGTATTATCCAAGGGAAAAAGTCTCGCTGTATTCCCCTAAATCTGACCAAGTATGTGTTTGCAAAGAAAGACCCTCAACTTCGGGATGCAGTAAATTCTTCAGACCTGATAATCGCAGATGGTGTTCCTATTGTTTGGCTTAGCAGACGATTGGGATATGATAGTGTTCAGAGAGTGACAGGGATAGACCTCGCAGAAGCCCTTATGACACGTTCTAAAGCTGAAGGCTGGAGATTGTTTGTTTTCGGTGCATCACCCATGAATCTTAAAAAAGCAGTCGACAATTTTCAAATGCGTTTTGCCGGTCTTCAGATAGTAGGCACCAGACATGGATATTTTAAGGCAGAGGAAACACCTCAAATCGTTAAACAAATTAACCAGGCCCGACCTGACATTCTTTTTTTAGGCTTGGGAATGCCGCAGAAGGAATATTTTATTCACCGTTATCAAAAGGATCTGAACGTTGGCTTCTGTTTGACCATTGGAGGAGCAATAGATGTTTGGGCCGGAGTAAAGCAGAGAACGCCAAAGGCAATTCAAAAGGTAGGGCTGGAATGGTTGTACAGAAGCATTTATGACAAGAGCAAGGCCCTAAATATATTGAAATACGGTTTTATTTTTTTAAAGGATATGGTCTTTGCAAAAAAATGA
- a CDS encoding glycoside hydrolase family 127 protein produces the protein MNIEHSLHKLRNYIEAEKFSGYDPYDALNSPILRALSFGSKYPRIAFIQALKKLPINLRPLLLIKKGYNPKGLGLFLWGYAKLYAVEKKTEYLRQIEHILGLLEQTKSQGYAGSCWGYNFDWQSRAFFVPKYTPTIVNSSFIGHALLDAYQYTGKEKALSMALSIKDFITRDLNREVYGDMLCFSYTPFDHYYVHNANLLGSSLLARLMKYTADSSMKDAALSSLHYSIHHQREDGSWYYAEKERAHWIDSFHTGFNLQSILYFLDEGLCPEYRTNFEKGVEFYRNQFFLDDGAPKYFHDKLYPIDIHSPAQAIAFFSRLGAEYQSLTGKIVQWMTNNLQDESGFFYFQKKPNYTNKLPYMRWGQAWAFHALTEYYMRER, from the coding sequence ATGAATATCGAACATTCACTTCATAAGTTAAGAAATTACATCGAAGCTGAGAAATTCTCCGGCTACGATCCTTATGATGCACTCAACTCGCCGATCCTCAGGGCATTATCTTTTGGCAGCAAGTATCCCAGAATTGCCTTTATCCAGGCGTTGAAAAAGCTCCCGATAAACCTGCGGCCACTGCTGCTGATTAAAAAGGGATATAATCCCAAGGGTCTCGGGTTGTTCCTCTGGGGGTATGCAAAGCTCTATGCAGTCGAGAAGAAGACGGAATATTTGCGGCAGATAGAACATATTCTTGGATTGCTCGAACAGACAAAAAGTCAGGGCTATGCAGGCAGCTGCTGGGGATATAATTTCGACTGGCAGTCGAGGGCCTTCTTCGTTCCGAAATATACACCGACCATAGTCAATTCCTCTTTCATCGGTCATGCCCTGCTTGATGCCTATCAATACACCGGAAAAGAAAAGGCCTTATCAATGGCCCTTTCAATTAAGGACTTCATTACAAGAGACCTCAACAGGGAAGTATATGGCGACATGCTCTGTTTCAGCTACACCCCTTTCGATCATTATTACGTCCATAATGCGAATTTGCTTGGCTCTTCACTGCTCGCGAGGTTGATGAAGTATACGGCTGACAGCAGCATGAAGGATGCAGCGCTCTCGAGCCTGCACTACAGTATTCACCATCAAAGAGAAGACGGTTCTTGGTATTATGCCGAAAAAGAGAGAGCCCATTGGATTGATTCATTTCATACCGGTTTTAATCTCCAGAGCATTCTGTATTTTCTTGATGAGGGCCTTTGCCCGGAATACCGCACTAATTTTGAAAAAGGGGTGGAGTTCTATCGCAACCAGTTTTTTCTTGATGACGGCGCGCCTAAGTATTTTCATGATAAGCTATATCCCATAGATATTCATTCGCCTGCACAGGCCATAGCCTTTTTCTCCCGATTGGGTGCAGAATATCAAAGTCTGACCGGTAAGATAGTGCAATGGATGACAAACAATCTTCAGGATGAGAGTGGTTTTTTTTATTTCCAGAAGAAGCCTAATTATACGAACAAATTACCCTATATGCGATGGGGCCAGGCATGGGCTTTCCATGCACTAACTGAGTATTATATGAGAGAAAGATAA
- a CDS encoding bi-domain-containing oxidoreductase → MKQLTQKLKDGKMQVLEVPIPVVGKGMLLVMNHFSLISAGTEGSTVSAARKSLIGKAKERPQQVKQVIDVVMQQGPVQAYRAVMKKLDAYSPLGYSSAGVVIEVGSEVQGFAAGDLVACAGGGYASHAEVVAVPRNLCVKLSAIQNSEVKIQNGSDLVQTVLKRAAYNTLGAIALQGIRQADLKLGETCVVIGLGLIGHLTCLMLRASGIRVIGIDIDPLMAELAQKHCTDLCFERKDAGLAEKIDEFTDGIGADAAIITAATDSTDPINLAGRLAKKKGKVVIVGDVATGFDRDPHYYKKELELKMSCSYGPGRYDLNYEEKGIDYPAGYVRWTENRNMKAFQALAQSGKLDMDYLTTHIFKLDDALSAYNLIMGKGEPFLGILIEYEVDKKIENKPIFRIQNSEFRGQNAINPSTFNFQQSTVNIAFIGAGSYATGNLLPNIPKGKDILLKGVMTSSGTSSRTVADKYGFEFCASSETDILGNAGINTVFIATRHDSHADYVKKALSAGKHIFVEKPLCLRESELEEIAECRNTIAEANVKCGKQDDEGTSLSGIDKSNSSFFIPHSSFPLLLVGFNRRFSPLTQVMKEKTGIGPMSMIYRINAGHIPADSWIQDMKIGGGRIVGEVCHFIDFLIYMNGSLPVTVFATALPDPGNKQDTLNINISFENGSIGTVAYFANGPKSLFKEYIEIYRAGTTVILKDFKELQVFGSGKPYTKNLLSQDKGQKEMVRTFIDSIRKGTAAPIPFEEIYAATLATFKVLESLRMGKAIKIG, encoded by the coding sequence ATGAAACAATTAACCCAAAAACTTAAAGATGGAAAGATGCAGGTGCTGGAGGTACCAATCCCTGTGGTGGGAAAAGGCATGCTCCTTGTAATGAACCATTTTTCCCTGATCAGCGCAGGCACAGAGGGAAGCACGGTCAGTGCTGCACGGAAGAGTCTTATCGGCAAGGCAAAGGAACGGCCACAGCAGGTGAAGCAGGTGATCGACGTTGTGATGCAGCAGGGGCCGGTTCAGGCATACCGGGCTGTGATGAAGAAGCTTGATGCGTACTCGCCGCTGGGGTACAGTTCTGCCGGAGTGGTTATTGAAGTCGGATCGGAAGTTCAGGGGTTTGCTGCCGGCGATCTTGTTGCCTGCGCCGGGGGAGGATATGCAAGTCATGCGGAGGTGGTAGCTGTTCCGCGAAACCTGTGCGTTAAACTCTCGGCAATTCAGAACTCGGAAGTCAAAATACAGAATGGTTCCGATCTTGTGCAAACGGTTCTGAAACGGGCTGCATATAACACACTGGGGGCGATCGCTCTTCAGGGCATCCGCCAGGCAGACCTGAAGCTCGGGGAAACCTGCGTTGTTATCGGCCTCGGCCTTATAGGGCATCTGACCTGCCTCATGCTAAGAGCCTCCGGCATAAGAGTTATCGGGATAGACATTGACCCCCTCATGGCCGAGCTTGCGCAAAAGCATTGCACAGATCTCTGTTTTGAGCGCAAAGATGCCGGGCTTGCCGAGAAGATAGATGAATTTACAGATGGCATTGGAGCAGATGCCGCGATCATCACCGCAGCGACCGACAGCACTGACCCTATAAATCTTGCGGGCCGTTTAGCGAAGAAAAAAGGAAAGGTGGTCATTGTCGGTGACGTGGCAACGGGTTTTGACCGGGATCCGCACTACTACAAGAAAGAGCTTGAACTCAAAATGTCCTGCTCATACGGACCAGGGCGATACGATCTGAATTACGAGGAAAAAGGGATCGACTATCCTGCAGGCTATGTGAGATGGACCGAAAACAGGAACATGAAGGCTTTTCAGGCACTTGCCCAAAGCGGGAAACTGGATATGGATTATCTGACAACACATATATTCAAGCTCGATGATGCACTCTCTGCGTACAACCTGATCATGGGGAAAGGCGAGCCATTCCTCGGTATCCTGATCGAATATGAAGTTGATAAGAAAATTGAGAACAAACCAATTTTCAGAATTCAGAATTCAGAATTCAGGGGTCAGAATGCCATTAACCCCTCAACCTTCAACTTTCAACAGTCAACAGTCAACATTGCCTTTATCGGTGCAGGCAGTTATGCCACGGGTAATCTTCTCCCCAATATCCCGAAGGGAAAGGATATCCTGCTGAAAGGGGTTATGACCTCATCTGGTACCAGTTCAAGAACTGTTGCGGACAAATACGGCTTTGAATTCTGCGCCTCATCTGAAACTGACATTCTCGGCAACGCCGGGATCAATACTGTATTTATCGCCACACGTCATGACAGCCACGCTGATTACGTAAAGAAAGCGCTGTCTGCCGGCAAACACATTTTCGTTGAAAAACCTTTATGCCTAAGGGAATCCGAATTAGAAGAGATTGCAGAATGCAGAAATACGATTGCAGAAGCTAATGTAAAATGCGGAAAGCAGGATGACGAAGGAACATCATTATCAGGAATTGATAAATCAAATTCCTCATTCTTCATTCCTCATTCTTCATTCCCTTTGCTGTTGGTTGGTTTTAATCGCCGATTCTCTCCCTTGACGCAAGTTATGAAAGAAAAGACAGGCATAGGTCCCATGTCCATGATATACCGTATAAATGCCGGACATATCCCTGCCGACTCATGGATACAGGATATGAAGATTGGCGGCGGCCGGATCGTCGGCGAGGTATGCCACTTTATTGATTTCCTGATCTATATGAACGGCTCTCTGCCGGTCACTGTCTTTGCAACTGCATTGCCTGATCCCGGAAATAAACAGGACACGTTGAATATCAATATCTCCTTTGAGAATGGATCGATAGGGACTGTTGCGTATTTTGCAAACGGTCCAAAGTCTTTGTTCAAGGAATATATCGAGATTTACCGGGCTGGCACGACAGTTATACTGAAAGATTTCAAAGAGCTCCAGGTCTTCGGCTCCGGGAAACCATACACCAAAAACCTCCTCAGCCAGGATAAGGGACAGAAGGAGATGGTAAGGACCTTTATTGACTCGATTAGAAAAGGGACAGCAGCTCCCATTCCTTTTGAAGAGATCTATGCTGCTACACTGGCCACATTTAAGGTGCTCGAATCGCTGAGAATGGGAAAGGCAATCAAAATAGGATGA
- a CDS encoding DUF4926 domain-containing protein, which produces MIREHDRIVLLKDMPDEGLKTGDVGTVVHIYRDGEAFEVEFMTLDGGTVAVVTLPSSSVRSVGNRDITHVRELSAA; this is translated from the coding sequence ATGATAAGGGAGCATGACCGTATTGTTTTACTGAAAGACATGCCTGATGAAGGGTTGAAGACGGGTGATGTTGGTACTGTTGTTCATATATACCGTGACGGTGAAGCATTCGAAGTTGAATTTATGACGCTCGACGGGGGGACTGTTGCAGTCGTGACATTGCCTTCCTCCTCTGTGCGATCGGTAGGAAACAGGGATATTACGCATGTGAGAGAACTTTCTGCTGCGTGA
- a CDS encoding class I SAM-dependent methyltransferase — protein MDNLKQVEDFWNQNLCGRHFITAKYPSAEFFEQYRRFRYGKEHHLDWLINWRSAAGKDLLEIGLGVGADASRWAAYAMSYTGVDLTTESVEATKRHFEILDLKGSILKGNAEALPFADNSFDLVYSHGVIHHTTDIMKALSEIFRVTRSEGEIVLMLYSKDSFNYWGRIQFYFRLRFLLALLKTSISLRTSEPWTGHISNFRREGPSYFSWNGWYHHCTDGPNCKIANIYHRQEIVDMLEKAGFIVTNMKKAHFPFTGGKYPIVERYLAQFIGFYQFVWAKKR, from the coding sequence ATGGATAACTTAAAACAGGTAGAAGACTTCTGGAACCAAAACCTCTGCGGGCGGCATTTTATTACTGCGAAATACCCGAGCGCGGAGTTTTTTGAGCAATACCGCCGATTCAGATACGGGAAAGAACACCATCTGGACTGGCTTATCAACTGGAGATCCGCAGCAGGGAAGGACCTGCTCGAAATAGGTCTTGGTGTTGGTGCAGATGCATCGCGATGGGCAGCATATGCAATGTCTTATACCGGCGTTGATCTGACCACGGAATCTGTCGAAGCAACAAAACGTCATTTTGAAATATTGGATTTAAAAGGATCGATTCTGAAGGGAAATGCGGAGGCATTGCCGTTTGCTGATAACTCCTTTGACTTAGTATACTCTCACGGCGTTATCCATCATACAACCGATATCATGAAGGCCCTGAGCGAGATCTTCCGCGTAACAAGGTCAGAAGGGGAAATTGTCCTGATGTTATATTCAAAGGACTCTTTTAATTATTGGGGCCGCATACAGTTTTATTTCAGGCTCCGGTTCTTATTGGCACTTCTCAAGACCAGCATAAGTCTCCGGACTTCAGAGCCCTGGACCGGGCATATTTCCAATTTCAGAAGAGAAGGACCCTCGTATTTTTCATGGAACGGATGGTACCATCACTGCACGGATGGACCGAATTGCAAAATCGCCAATATCTACCATCGACAAGAGATAGTCGATATGCTGGAAAAAGCAGGCTTCATCGTGACAAATATGAAGAAAGCCCACTTTCCATTCACTGGCGGGAAATATCCTATTGTCGAGCGCTATCTCGCTCAATTTATCGGCTTCTATCAGTTTGTATGGGCTAAAAAGAGATGA